GATAATGAGCATCGCGGTGAGGACCTCGATCTGGGTGAACCCCGCAGTAGGTCGAAAGAGACGGCGGAAGGGGGGCTGTTCAGCGCGTCGCATCGACGACCACCCCCGTCTCCGCCTCGACCGACAGGGCGAATGGTTCTCCCGTCCGTGTGCTCTGCACCGCCAGCGCCGCGCCGGCCTCGGTCCGTCCGCTGGGCGTGAATACCACAGGGCCGCGCGGCCCCGTGCCCCAGACGACGTCCGGCGGAAAGCAGACCCGCTTGATCACGGTGGCGGCGTTCCCGAGCCAATAGGATGCCGTCTTGCCCGGACAGGCCGCATCCTGCGAAGAGAAGGTCACCTTCACGTCAACTCGCCTAGTGATGGCTTCTTGTTGAGCGACCCCGAGATCCGAGGCCAGGAGGTGGGCCATCGCCCGCGCACGTTGAGTGCTGGCGTATCGGGCGTACGATGGGAGGGTGATCGCAAGGGCAATCCCGAGCAGGGAGATCACGATCAGCGTCTCCAGCAGGGTAAAGCCCGTTCGGTGACCGATCCGCACCCGCCAGTCGTTCATCGCACCTCTGGCAAAACCGCGAGGGTAGGAACGTCGGCCGACATGGAGGCTGCGATGATAGGGGCGAAAACAATTTGACCGCAGCGATCGGTGGTAGGGTACCAGGAGACGACAACCGAACACCATCATTCGACCGAACGCGTAAGATCCCTCTGTTCGGTGTCAACTCGGCGCGCTACGCTTGAACGCCGCGCGACGAGCGGGACAGGATGGCGGGGAGGTGGATCCAGCATGGGGCCTTTGCTGACCGGGCGCGTGGCGTTCGTGACGGGAGCCGGGTCGGGGATCGGGCGGGCGATCGCGATCCGGTTTGCAGAAGAAGGCGCGGATGTGGCAGCAGTCGACGTCAACGAGACGACCGCCGCCGAGACCGTAGCTGGGGTCCAGAGACTCGGTCGGCGGGGGCTCGCGCTGCGGGCGGATGTCAGCCGGTCGGACGACGTCGAGGCGGCCGTCACACGCGCGGGGGCCGGCCTGGGCCCGATCACCATTCTGATCAACAACGCCGGTTTGACGCGAGACAAGACCATTCGGAACCTCACCGAGGCCGATTGGGACCTGGTCCTGGACGTGCACCTCAAGGGGACGTTCCTCTGTACCAAAGCGGTCGCCGCCCGCATGCGCGAAGCCGGGCAGGGGGGGGCGATCGTCAATCTTTCGTCGATCTCTGGGAAGATCGGCAACTTCGGCCAGGCGAACTACGCATCGGCCAAGGCGGGGATTGTCGCGCTGACCAAGGTCACGGCCCGGGAATTTGCCCGCTACGGCGTGCGCGCCAACGCGATCCAGCCCGGGATGATCGACACCCCGATGACCCGGGCCCTCGGGGAAGCGCACCTGGCGCGGAGCGTGGACGCGACCCCGCTCGGCCGGCTCGGCAGGCCGGAGGAGGTGGCCACCGTGGCACTTTTTCTCGCCAGCGATCTCGCAAGTTTCGTGACCGGGGCGATCGTCGAGGTCACGGGGGGGAGGTACCTCTAGCGCATGAAGCCGCATCACGTGTCGCTCTCGGAATTCGAACCGAGTCGCCGGCCGGGCCTGACACGCGTCGTGGCCTCGGTTGAGGCGGGCCAGCCCGTGGAATTGCCACTGCTCACGCTCGTTGGGGACCGGTCCGGGCCGGTGTTCGTCGCGGTCGCCGGAGTGCACGGCGACGAGTACGAGGGCCCTCGCGCGCTCTGGCAGGTCGCCGCCGACCTTCCACCCTCCGCCCTCGCCGGCACCGTTGTGATGCTCCCGATCTGCAACCCGTGGGCGTTTGCGGCGGGGCTCCGCGCGACCCCGGCGCAGATCGACGGCGTCAACCTCGCCCGGACGTTCCCGGGGGATCCGCAGGGCTCGCCCACGCAGCGGCTGGCCGCCGCCCTGCTGGCATTCGTCATGCGACTCCACCCCGCGCTGTTCATCGATCTCCACAGCGGCGGCGTGCGGTACCGGTTTCTCCCCACCGTAGGATACCGGCGTGACCTGGGCGATGCGCCGCGGGCGCGGGCGGCCTCACGGGCGTTCGGTCTCCCGGGCCTCTGGGCGGGACGCGATCACCCCGGCACGTTCAATTGCGAAACCGCCCGCCTTGGAGTCACGACCGTGGGAGTCGAGATGACCGGGGCCGGTGGGTGCCTGGACGACGATGTGGCGGCCGACCGCGAGGGCGTCCTGAATCTCCTTCGCTGGTTGGGGATGGTGCAGGACAAGCCGGCTCCCGAAGTACGCGGGCCGTTCTGGCGGACGACCGACGTGCCGGCGCCTGCCGGGGGGTACGCCGTGCTCGAGCGCTCCGTGGGAGACCGCGTATCGGCAGACACGCGCATCGGTCACGTTCGGTCCCTTCTCGGCGAAGTGATCGGAGAGGCACGTGCTCCACACGACGGCACCGTGTGGGTCACCCGTCACCTGCGGGTGATCGATCCCGGGGAGGCGATCTGCATCGTGGCGAGACCGGCCGAGGGCGAGGCGTGAGGCGAGGGGGCGGCAACGTGTGACGGCCGGCGCGCAAAGCCGGACGCCTTTACTTTTTGACAAGCCTTTGGCATACTAAATCTCGCATCAGCAGGCTGCAAAGTCGGTTGGTAGCATGGTACGGCAAAGAGGTGGAACGGTATGGCGGTAGGGACGGTGAAGTGGTTCAGCGCGGAGAAGGGCTATGGGTTCATCACTCCGGAGGAAGGCAGCAAGGACCTGTTCGTTCATTACAGCGCGATCCAAGGCGATGGCTACAAGTCGCTGAATGAGGGTGAGAAAGTCGAATACGAAGAGACCGCGGGGCGCAAGGGCCCGCAGGCGTCCAACGTCCGCGTGGTTCGGTAGACTGCATACGGTGTCTTAGGGGATGGGGATGGCGCAGCCCGCCATCCCTTCCTGATTTTTGAACGCCGCTGCGCTGTGCTTCGAAAAGGGAGGGACGCGCAATGCCGCACGAGACCTACGCGACGAAGTTCGGTCTTCGTCCGGTCGCCTACGGCCGCCGGGGAATGGTGGCCACCGCCAACCCCCTCGCCACTCTGGCAGGAGTCCGCATGCTCGCCCAGGGGGGGAACGCCGTTGACGCGATCGTGGCGGCCGCGGCGGCGATCGGGGTCGCCGAGCCGTACATGTCCGGGCTCGCCGGGTGCGGGACTCTCATGCTCACGCCGCCCGGAGATATTCCGCGGGCGTTGGTCTTCCTCGGCCGCGCACCCGAGGCGGCGACCCCCGACCGGTTCGCGGGCGGCCACCCCGACGCCGGGTACATGACGCCCGCGGTGCCCGGCAACCTTGCGGGGTGGGCGCGGATCCTCAGAGACCACGGGAAACTATCGTTGGCCCATGTCCTCGAGCCGGCGATCGAACTCGCTGAGCGCGGTGTTCCGCTGACGCCGTTCGACCACCAGATGTTCTCCGAGAGCGGCGGCCGGCTCACCCCGGAGGGCGTCGCGAACTACTTCCACAACGGTCGCGTCCCGGAGGTCGGCTCGCTCTTGGTCCAGCCCGATCTGGCCAGGACGTTCCGAAGAATCGCGGCGGAGGGGATCGGGCACCTCTACGGCGGGGATCTGGGACGCGCGATCGATCACCTGATGCGGGAGCGAGGTGGGTTGCTCACGCTGGCGGATCTGCGCGGTTATCCTGAGACGCTAGAGTGGACCTCCCCGATCAAGACGACGTATCGGGGAGTGACCGTGTACGCTCCGCCGCCGCCGACCAGCGCGATTCAGGTACTTGAAACGCTCAACGTGCTGGACACGTTCGACGTCGGGAAGACGGGGCATCTCAGCCCCGATCACCTTGCCATGGTGGCGGAGGCATCGCGCGCGGCGCGGCTGGACACCGACCGCTTTGTGGGGGATCCGAGGTTCGCCTCGGTTCCCGTGGATCGGCTGCTTTCCCCCGTGCACACGCGAGAGCTCCTCACCGAGGTGGAGTGGCGGTTGCGGGCTCCGTCGGCGGTCGCCGGCGCTGCCGGCGAAGGAGCGTCCGGGGCGGATGGTGGGGTGGCATCGACGACGCACCTCGCCGCCGTAGACGCGAGTGGGTTGGCCGTCAATATCACACACAGCCTCGGGCATGGGTTCGGGAGCGGCGTCGTCGTCCCCGGGACCGGCGTGTGCCTCAACAACGCCATGCATTGGTTCTCGATGACGCCCGGGCACCCGAATGTGGTCGCGCCGGGCAAGACCCACGAATGGCCAATCGCGCCGCTGCACCTCCATCGGAACGGACGGTTCATGGGGACGATCGGGACGCCCGGATCGTACGGGATCCTGGTCACCACCGTGCAGGTCCTTGTTCACCTGCTCGACTTCGGGTTGAACCTGCAGGATGCGATCGGGGCGCCGAGGTTCCGGTGGATCGACGATGTCGGGGACCCGCTGCCCGCGCGGACGATGCGGATGGAGTCCCGCGTGCCGGAATCGACCCGAGGGGCGCTCGTCACGCGCGGGTACGATATCGAGTGGCTCGGACCGTGGTCGATGCGCGTGGGTGGGGTGCAGGGGACCCTCATGAATCACGATACCGGATGGCTCGCCGGTGCCGCCGATCCCCGGCGGAACGGGTACGCGATCGGCTGGTAAGCCGTTGCAGAACTCCGTGACCGGCTCGTCGCCCTCCGCCCGCCCGTCCGTGCTGCTGCTCGACGCCGGAGACACGGCGGCCGTTGCGCTTGCCCCGCTCCCGCCGGGGACCGCGATCGAGGTCATCCGCGGCGGAGATACTATACGGGTGGTGGCGGAGACGCTCATCCCGTTCGGGCATAAGATCGCCGTCGCGCCGATGGCGGCGGGAGATCCGGTGGTGAAGTACGGAGAGGTGATCGGGGTCGCGACCACCGCGATCCGGCCGGGGCAGCATGTGCACGTCCACAATGTGCGGAGCGACCGAGCGGGGGCCCATCGTGGCTGAGGCCTCGGCGGGATCGCTCCGTGGATGGCAACACCCCACCGGCATAGGCGTCCGGCGGCACCTCCTCGTGATCCCGTCGGTGATTTGCGCGGCCCAGGCGGCGTTGACGATCGTGGACGGCGAACCCGGCGCGGTGGCGATCGAGCATCAGCATGGATGCTCGCAACTCGGCGGGGACGCCCATCTGACCGAGCACGTCCTGACCGGACTCGGGACGCACCCCAATGTCGCCGGGACCCTGGTCGTGAGCCTCGGCTGTGAGACGGTGCAGGGGGTCGCGCTCCATCGGTCGATCGTCGGACGGGGCCAGCGCGCTGAGTTCGTGGGCATCCAGCAGGCGGGCGGTACGGGGGCGGCGATACAGGCGGGCCGCGAGGTGTTGCATCGCCTTCGGAGCGCGGCGGCGTCCGATGCGCACGTCGCGCTCGATTGGGCAGCTCTCCGCGTCGGCGTTGAAGCGGCGTGGCTCGACGTTCCGCCAAGCCAAGCCCGGGTCTTCCTCGAGGTGATCGGCGAGTTGCGGCGCGCCGGCGCTACAGTGATTCAGGCGGCCTCGACCGCGGGGGCCGATGCGGGCCTCTGGTGGGAGCAGGCCACTCAGCTGGTCCCAGGACCCCGGTTGAGTCCGAATGGCCTCTCGTACGCGACACGACCGGCCGGAGCGGGCGTGTACCTGATGGAGTCCCCCGCAACACGCATCGCGCAGAAGACTGGGCTGGCTGCCGCGGGTGCTCACGTGATCCTGTCGCCGCTGGCCGGCGGGCTGCCCGCGGGGTGCCCGGTGGCGCCCGTCCTGCATGTGGGGATCGCGCCGTATGCGCGGCCGTTCGCCGAAGATGTCGACGTCATGCTGGACGAGGCCCCGCCGGAGCTCGCCGCGGCCGCGGTGCTGGATGCGGTCGTCGGGGCGTGCCGGACGGTGACGTTGCTCGAGACGATCGGAGACTTTGAGATGGCGATCCACCGGATCGCGCCCACGATGTGAGGGCGATGGACGAGATCCTGCTGTACCGGCGGGCGGGCGCGAGAGGGTGGGGCGCGCGTAACCACGTGCTGGTCCTGCCGTTGATTGCCTCCGCGTCCGGCGTCGCGCGGGCCCTCGCGCGCGGGACCGGTGCGACGTGGGTGGAACACGACTACGAACCAACGGCCGACGATCTGCCCCAGAATCGCGACCGGATCACCCAGACACTAGTCGGTTTTGCCACCAACCCTAACGTGGGGGCCGTGCTCCTCGTGGCCGACACGCCGGAGCGGAGCGCGCTGCTCGATCCCATTCGAGCGACCGGCCAGCAGTCCGATCTGGTCGTTGTGACCGAAGCGGGAGGGCTGCGGGGCGCCATCGAGCAGGGCCGCACACGTCTGGGCGCACTCCTGACGAAAGCCGCCGCAGCAAGTCGAGAACGCGCACCCGTGGCCGCGCTGATGCTGGGGACGGAGTGCGGAGGATCCGACGCGCTCTCCGGCATCACCGCGAACCCGGCCCTTGGCGTCGCCAGCGACCACCTGGTTGACGCGGGCGGCACCGCCGTGCTCGCGGAGACGACCGAGCTCATCGGCGCCGAGCATCTGCTGGCCAGGCGTGCCGCCACCCCGGCCGTCGCCGAGGACATCTACCGGATCATCCACCGGTACGAAGCCGTCGTCCTCGCCCACGGCGAGGACATACGAGGCGCGAACCCGGCGCCCGGCAACATCGAGGGCGGGCTGACGACGATCGAGGAGAAATCGCTCGGCGCCGCCAAGAAGGGCGGGACCCGGACGATTCAGCAGGTCGTGGAGTACGCCTGTCGTCCGGCGACGAGCGGTCTCGTGATCATGGACACTCCGGGGAACGACATCGAGCAGATGGTCGGGATGGTCGCCGCGGGGTGTCAGGTCGCTGCGTTCACGACCGGCCGCGGCACTCCAACCGGATCGGCGATTGTTCCGGTCATCAAGATCGCCACGAACTCTCACACCGCGACCCGCATGCAGGACAACATCGACCTCAATGCCGGATTGATCCTCGAGGGGGCCGAGACCCTCGAGACCATGGGGCGACGCATTTTCGAGGCGATCCTTGCGGTCGCTCAGGGGGAACCGACCAAGGCGGAGCGTCTCGGCCATCGCGAGTTTTCGATCAGCCGGTATCCGTTCGCCGTGCTCGACGCCGTAACCGCCGCCCGATAACGCGTACAGGGGGGCTCCACGATGGCACGGAGTGGCAACGTGTCGGTGACGCAGGACACTCCGGTTCGGATGCGCGACGGCGTGACGTTGTACGCGGATGTGTACATACCCGAAGGGAATGGGCCGTTTCCGGTCCTCCTGATGCGCACCCCGTACAACAAGACCGCGTTCCAAGATTCCGTGTATGCCCATCCGGGTTGGTACGCCCGCCGCGGCTACATCGTGGTCATCGAGGACGTCCGGGGCCGCTGGAGCAGCGAAGGCGAGTGGTACCCCTTCGCGCACGAGTCGGAGGACGGCTACGATACGGTCGAGTGGGCCGCGCGATTGCCCAGGTCCAACGGCAAGGTCGGCATGTACGGGCTCTCATACGTCGGCGCGACCCAGCTGCTGGCGTCGGTAACGGCGCCGCCCCACCTGGCCTGCATCGCCCCGGGCATGACGGCGTCTGAGTACTACGACGGGTGGACATACCGCGGCGGCGCCTATCACCTGGCCTTCACGGAATCTTGGACCGTGATGCTGGCGGCGGACACCGCCCGCCGGCGCGAACTTCGCCGGTTGGAAGCGGAGCTCTACGCCGCCTTCAACGCGACCGGGCTGGTGTTTGGGACCTTACCTCTGAAGCAGTATGAGCTCCTCCGCCGCGAGCGCATCGCCCCCTACTTCTTCGACTGGCTCGACCACCCCACGCGGGACGAGTACTGGGAACGGTGGAGCATCGAGCGCCGCCACGCCAACGTCCGGGTTCCCGCGCTCCACATTGCGGGATGGTACGACATCTTTTTGGATGGAAGCATCCGGAACTACCTCGGGCTGCGCGAGCGCGCCGCGGACGACCGGGCCCGCAACGGGCAGCGGATCCTGATCAGCCCATGGATGCACGTCCCGTGGGCGCCGCTCGTGTCCGGGTGGGACTTCGGCGACGAGGCGCGAAGCCGGATCAACGAGTGGCAGCTGCGCTGGTTCGATTACTGGCTCCGGGGCGTGGAGAACGGGGTTCCCGACGATCCCCCGGTCCGGATCTTCGTCATGGGCGAGAACCGCTGGCGCGACGAACGCGAGTGGCCGCTGCGGCGCGCCCAGACGACCGAGTTCTTCCTCCACAGCCAGGGTTCGGCGAACTCGCTCAACGGGGACGGCGTTCTCAGCCGGGAACGGCCCGGCGAAGAGGACACGGACGTCTTCATCTATGACCCCCGCTCGCCCACGATGAGCTTTGGGGGACGGTCCTGCTGCCGGTACACGATCTCGCCGATGGGGCCGGCCGACCAGCGGCCGGCCGAGATCCACAACGGCGTGCTCGTGTACTCGACCCCGCCGCTCCTACGCGACCTCGAGGTGACCGGGCCGCTCTCGGCGGTGCTGTACGCGGCGACGACCGCGCGGGATACGGACTGGACCGTCAAGTTCGTCGACGTGTATCCTGACGGCCGCGCGATCAATGTGGCCGACGGCATCCTGCGGGCCCGCTATCGGGATTCCCTCTCGGTCCCGATGCTGCTGACTCCCGGCGAGGTGTATGAGTATCGCGTGGATCTGGGATCGACGAGCAACCTGTTCAAAGCGGGCCATCGGATCCGGGTCGAGGTGTCGAGCTCGAACTTCCCCTGTTTCGACCGGAACCTGAACACGGGAAACGCGCCGGGGGATGAATGGATCGCCGACTGCGCAGTGGCAACCCAGACGGTGTTCCACGATGCCAACCGGCCGTCTCGGATCGTGCTACCGGTGGTCCCCCGGCCCTAGTTTACCGTGGCCGAGGCGGGATGTGCGCTCAGTCGTCTCGGTGCGTGTCGGGGCTAGACAGGTAATGCAGGATCGACGCGAGATTGTCACGAGCTTCCGCGTAGTGCCGTCGTGCGCACTCCGTCGAGCAAAAATCATCCCCCTGCTCGACGGCGAGAGGAGGTTTCGGCATCCCGCACGCTTCGCATCGCTCATGAGCCATTTCGATTCCCCCCATTGCTCGCGTGGCAGACTTAGACAGCGGGGGTGGCCGGAATCGCTGCCACCCCCGCTCGTCTCTGCTTAATCTGCTGCTTCCGGCGATTTTAGGCGACGACGCGAACTCTGCTTGCCTGGGGACCTTTCTGTCCCTGAGACGCCTCGTACTCGACCTTCTGCCCTTCGTTCAAGGACTTGTAGCCTTCGCCCTCGATCCCGCTGAAGTGCACAAACAGATCCTTGCTGCCGTCTTCCGGGGTGATGAAGCCATACCCCTTCTCAGAGTTAAACCACTTTACAGTTCCGATTGCCATGCGATCCCCACCTTTATCGTATGCTACCAACCGACTTTGCAGCCTGCTGATGCCAGCCAAGCATGACACACTCTGCGCGTCAACGCAACAAGATTGTTTGGCCAGCCGCCTCCGCGATCACGGGCTCTTCACTATAGGTGGCGGCACACTCCAGACCTGCTTACGCACCTCATCCAGCAGCCTTGCCAGCGACCGCGCCTGAGCTCTGCTGAGGCCAGACATGAGCGAGCGAATGAGCCGAAAGTGGATCGGGGCAAACCCGCGGACAAAACGGCGCCCCTTTTCGGTGAGCTCGATCAAGACTGCGCGGCGGTCACCCGGATAGGTAACGCGACGCACGAGCCGGTCCTTGGCGAGTCCGTCGACGAGCCCGGTGATGTTCCCTGGGGTGACAACCATGAGCTCCGCCAACTCAGACGCCAGCACGGCCTGGTCCTCGCAGAGAAAGAGCGCCATCAGGAGACCCAGCCGGGCGGGTGTAAGATCGACCTGGTTCAATAGAGCACTCATATAATAATTCTTGATCTCGAGAGCGGTGCGAAGGATCGTCAGCGCACCATCGATGTAGTCAAAGTCGAAGTTGGGCAGTCTAGAAGCTCTTTGCTTCAGGCCTCGGCGGAGCACGCCGAGGCCGTCGCCCCGAGCAGGTGATCCGCTTGGTCGTTTTGCCCGCAAGGGGAACGGCCGCCTCCCTCGATTGTTGACATCTGAAATACTAACGACACCCGAAGCCATGTGTCAACTCTATTGGCGTCTTGACAGCAGAGTGAAACGGGGAATATTATCCGTAGTGGCTGATACTTGACAGGTAAACTATATTTCGGGGGAGCGCGCGTGTCGTCTGCACAGTCGTTCAACGAACCGACTCGAAACACAACGCGGGAGGCCGAGGTCGCGGTCGCCGGCGGCGGCCCAACGGGACTCTGGCTGGCGTGCGAGCTGGCTCTGGCCGGCGTGCGGGTCACCGTCCTGGAACGCCTCGCCGAGCCCACCGGACTCTCCAAAGCGCTGGGACTTCAGGCGCGATCTATGGAGATGCTCGAGGATCGCGGTATTCTCGATCGCTTCACGGCAGGCAACCCGACGCCGCCATTCCTGAACTTTGGCATGTTTCCTTTGGATCTGCGGAAACTCGACTTCCCGCATCCCTACGGCGTCGTCATTCCACAGGCACGCGTCGAGGCGCTGCTCGAGAAGCGCGCGAGGGAATTGGGGGCGGAGATCCGGCGGGGACACGAGGTGGTCGGGCTGCACCAGGATGAGCAGGGCGTCACGGTCGAGGTCCGCGCGGCGGCCGAGAGTTACGGACTGCAGGTCCGATATCTGGTCGGCTGTGACGGAGGCCATAGCACGGTGCGGACGCGATTGGGGGTTGCGTTTCCGGGGCTCGAGCCGACGATCATCGGACGGATGGGGGATGTGAAACTGTCCGAAGGCGCACTCGAGCTGCTGAAACGAGGGGTCCCCGAGCTCGGCGGGCGTGCGTTCGGCATCGCACGCACGAAGACGGGTAACTTCGCCATTGTTCCCATGGGCTCCGGGGTGTATCGCGTCGCGGCAGTCGAATGGGATCAACCGTCGATCGACCATAACGCGCCGATGGTGCTCGACGAACTGCAGGCAGCGATCCACAGGGTGATCGACCTGGACCTCCCGATGCACGATCCGGTATGGCTTTCTCGGCCGACGGACAGTAGCCGTCTCGTGGAGCAGTACCGTGACGGCCACGTGTTCCTGGCGGGAGATGCCGCTCACGTGCATTGGGCGTATGGCGGGAAGGGATTGCAGACCGGGATCCAGGACGCCGGCAATTTGGGTTGGAAGCTGGCCGCACAGGTTCATGGCTGGGCCCCCTCGGATCTGCTCGACACCTATCACGCCGAGCGGTACCCCGTGGGGCAACGGTTGATGATGATCACCCGGGCCCAGGAGGCGCTGGCGCGCCCGGGCGAGCACGTCACAGCGCTGCGCGAGCTGGTTGGCCAGCTCTTGACACAGGAACAGACGTTCCGATCCATCGTGGAGGCGATCTCCGACGTGGATATCCGTTACGACATGGACGCCGACCGCGGGGACCGGCATCCGCTGCTCGGCCGATGGGCGCCGAATCTCACGCTGCGCACTGAACGTGGCACAACCCGGGTCGCGGAACTCATGCATGCGGGCAAGGGCGTGTTTCTCGATATTGCCGCGCGACCGGCGCTGCATGATGTCGCCGCGCACTGGGCCGATCGAGTTGATGCGACGATGGCCCGGTGTTATGAGCGTCCAGCAAATCTCGACGCGTTGCTCGTCCGGCCGGATGGTTACGTGGCCTGGGTAGCCACGTCCGATGACGGGGATGGGGAATCCCAGAGAGCGCTGCGTGCCGCTTTGGAGAGATGGTTCGGCGCCGCGGCAAATCAAAGAAAGACTCTTGGCAGCGGACCATGAAACCTGATAGAGTAGGGGATGGTTCTGAGAAGTAACACAGGGTTCACCGTGCGGACAGCGTTATACGTGGGGACGTAGCTCAGTTGGGAGAGCGCCTGAATCGCACTCAGGAGGTCGGCGGTTCGAATCCGCTCGTCTCCACCATATTTCTCAAGATTTCCGAGTGATCACTTAAAGACCACCTGACGTGTTTTCCCGGGCTGCGACATTTTCGCAGCCAGTTCGAATTTGCTCCTCGCCTGATCACGCTCGGCGACGTGCGCCTTCGCCCAGTGGCACAAGTCACGAAGTGGTTTGATGAGACTGCGGCCCATAGCGAGAAAACTGAGCGTCCTGCGAGAA
This sequence is a window from bacterium. Protein-coding genes within it:
- a CDS encoding FAD-dependent monooxygenase encodes the protein MSSAQSFNEPTRNTTREAEVAVAGGGPTGLWLACELALAGVRVTVLERLAEPTGLSKALGLQARSMEMLEDRGILDRFTAGNPTPPFLNFGMFPLDLRKLDFPHPYGVVIPQARVEALLEKRARELGAEIRRGHEVVGLHQDEQGVTVEVRAAAESYGLQVRYLVGCDGGHSTVRTRLGVAFPGLEPTIIGRMGDVKLSEGALELLKRGVPELGGRAFGIARTKTGNFAIVPMGSGVYRVAAVEWDQPSIDHNAPMVLDELQAAIHRVIDLDLPMHDPVWLSRPTDSSRLVEQYRDGHVFLAGDAAHVHWAYGGKGLQTGIQDAGNLGWKLAAQVHGWAPSDLLDTYHAERYPVGQRLMMITRAQEALARPGEHVTALRELVGQLLTQEQTFRSIVEAISDVDIRYDMDADRGDRHPLLGRWAPNLTLRTERGTTRVAELMHAGKGVFLDIAARPALHDVAAHWADRVDATMARCYERPANLDALLVRPDGYVAWVATSDDGDGESQRALRAALERWFGAAANQRKTLGSGP